In Endozoicomonas sp. GU-1, one DNA window encodes the following:
- a CDS encoding V-type ATP synthase subunit D, translating to MAKVALNKSSLNKEKRSLKTYNRYLPALELKRQQLMMERKKAEEALAQTREHLAEVEQLVRQQLPMLARQDVPVDNLVKVTDVRLTQENIVGTSVPLVEHIEIALTPYSDLAKPHWVDYLVELLQQMIRLRIELQVRQLRYKELDKATRTTSQRVNLFSKVLIPQTRKNIQKIQIYMSDQDRASVMNAKLSKGKVLAQEAKGGHSQVG from the coding sequence ATGGCCAAGGTAGCTCTCAACAAAAGCTCATTAAACAAAGAGAAGCGCAGTTTAAAGACGTACAACCGTTATCTGCCGGCGCTTGAACTCAAGCGTCAGCAGCTGATGATGGAACGTAAAAAGGCCGAAGAGGCGCTGGCACAGACACGGGAACATCTGGCGGAGGTGGAGCAGCTGGTCAGACAGCAGCTGCCGATGCTGGCCAGACAGGATGTTCCGGTGGATAACCTGGTGAAGGTAACGGATGTGCGCCTGACCCAGGAAAATATCGTCGGCACATCGGTTCCTCTGGTCGAGCACATTGAAATTGCGCTGACACCCTACAGTGATCTGGCCAAACCCCACTGGGTTGATTACCTGGTTGAGCTTCTGCAGCAGATGATTCGCCTGAGAATAGAACTTCAGGTTCGTCAGCTGCGCTACAAGGAGCTGGACAAGGCGACACGTACCACCTCCCAGCGGGTTAACCTGTTCTCCAAGGTGCTGATTCCCCAGACCAGAAAGAACATCCAGAAAATCCAGATCTATATGTCTGACCAGGACCGGGCCAGCGTCATGAACGCCAAGCTCTCCAAGGGCAAGGTTCTGGCCCAGGAAGCCAAAGGAGGTCATTCGCAGGTGGGCTGA
- a CDS encoding V-type ATP synthase subunit B yields MPQSLLRYTNILSIVGDLIRVHVPNLAEGNAQANYGDLALIEQDGQTYSMAQIIKIDHEEVSLQVFTGTKGLSTGASVCFLGQPMKTTYSPNILGRIFNGAGEPIDGGPALEQDPRVEIDGPSVNPVRRVLASRMVRTNVPMIDVFNTLVESQKIPIFSVAGEPYNRFLARIAIQAEADVVVFGGMGLIFDDYHFFRTTFEEAGVSARTVMFTNLASDPTVERLLTPDMALAVAEHFAVEESKKVLVLLTDMTSYADAMKEIGVAMDKIPANRGYMGDLYSQLARRYEKACDYKGAGSVTILAVTTMPGNDVTHPVPDNTGYITEGQFYLHEGHLDPFGSLSRLKQMVQGKETREDHPAIMNTMIRFYSDSVNAAQKQAMAFELSSYDLKTIKFGKLFKRRFMSLDAAMSLEEALDKCWETMAECFGPEETLMKQSLLEKYWPNPEQLSSESDSHRAEEASEAVAEA; encoded by the coding sequence ATGCCCCAGAGCCTATTGCGATACACCAATATTCTCAGCATCGTTGGTGACCTCATTCGCGTCCACGTTCCTAACCTGGCTGAGGGTAATGCCCAGGCCAACTATGGTGACCTGGCGTTGATTGAGCAGGATGGACAGACTTACTCCATGGCGCAGATCATCAAGATTGACCATGAAGAGGTTTCTCTCCAGGTTTTTACCGGCACCAAGGGCCTCTCCACCGGTGCGTCGGTCTGTTTCCTGGGCCAGCCCATGAAGACCACCTACTCCCCCAATATTCTTGGGCGAATCTTCAACGGTGCCGGTGAGCCCATTGATGGCGGCCCTGCCCTGGAACAGGATCCCAGGGTGGAGATCGACGGACCTTCGGTAAACCCGGTTCGTCGTGTACTGGCTTCGCGCATGGTGCGGACCAATGTGCCAATGATCGATGTCTTCAACACTCTGGTTGAGTCCCAGAAAATTCCTATCTTCTCTGTCGCCGGTGAACCCTACAACCGCTTCCTGGCCCGTATCGCCATTCAGGCAGAGGCGGATGTTGTGGTGTTTGGCGGCATGGGTCTGATCTTCGATGATTACCACTTCTTCCGTACTACCTTTGAAGAAGCCGGTGTCTCTGCCCGTACCGTTATGTTCACCAACCTGGCGTCTGACCCGACGGTTGAACGTCTGCTGACGCCGGATATGGCGCTGGCGGTGGCGGAACACTTCGCCGTCGAAGAGTCCAAAAAGGTGCTGGTTCTGCTCACCGACATGACCTCTTACGCCGACGCCATGAAAGAGATCGGTGTGGCCATGGACAAGATCCCTGCCAACCGTGGTTATATGGGGGATCTGTACTCTCAGCTGGCGCGTCGTTACGAAAAAGCCTGTGACTACAAAGGGGCCGGTTCTGTCACCATTCTGGCGGTGACCACCATGCCGGGCAATGACGTGACCCACCCGGTTCCGGATAACACCGGTTATATCACCGAAGGTCAGTTCTACCTGCACGAAGGGCACCTGGATCCATTTGGTTCCCTGTCCCGTTTGAAGCAGATGGTTCAGGGTAAAGAAACCCGCGAAGACCATCCCGCCATCATGAACACCATGATCCGCTTCTACTCGGACTCGGTGAATGCCGCCCAGAAACAGGCCATGGCCTTTGAACTGTCCAGCTATGACTTGAAAACCATCAAGTTCGGCAAGCTGTTCAAAAGACGCTTTATGTCTCTGGACGCTGCCATGTCACTGGAAGAGGCGCTGGATAAGTGCTGGGAGACCATGGCTGAATGCTTTGGACCGGAAGAGACCCTGATGAAACAGAGTCTGCTGGAAAAATACTGGCCCAACCCGGAGCAGCTGTCTTCAGAGAGTGATTCACACAGAGCTGAGGAAGCTTCTGAAGCTGTAGCTGAGGCGTAA
- a CDS encoding V-type ATP synthase subunit I — translation MAIKRLKKITLYGPSQEKSGILKELQSLGCLHLIPLTDKPVEVQVQPAEASEAKAWLERSPKQRRQVRNVREHKDAARVDDIVHKILDNKSKFREQSDIRDKLQERIREVRPWGEFAFPALSDLNGQRLWFYVLPNGELPALRDSLKQCELPWELIHQSQKDSYVIVVSDNEPEDFLLPVHRSHVGKIPLSRLEEMLDEAEDAIEDLLAEREALTRWHYLLDQVLAARLDSADLQQATSGTMDEDSFFLVQGWVPVAEQANVEAFTAAHGVAAIFEDPTADDNPPTLLDKPAGTGGGADALGFFQTPNYRAWDPGNVVFYSFSLFFAMIMSDAMYCLIFGLIIFLLRGKLRQSETGRRLMNLAYFMSGVGIVWGVFIGSYFGAAPDGGSLFGRLAFIDLNDYNAMMKLSVVIGVAHLIVANVMTAIVNRGSSYALAPLGWAGLMGGGLTLWLGMTGTLPAAFQSTIGPGLMIAGALLVFLFSSSRAVTSFKDLILRMLDGLKAVYNITSAFGDVLSYMRLFALGLSGASLAMTFNSLAMDVLNSSPVTGVLFAGIILLLGHLLNFALCIMSGVVHGMRLNVIEFVNWGLSDEGYPFKVFNQRTTFNQQTTFSKED, via the coding sequence ATGGCTATTAAACGACTGAAAAAGATCACCCTTTACGGGCCCAGCCAGGAGAAGAGCGGCATCCTGAAAGAGCTGCAATCCCTGGGCTGTCTGCATCTGATTCCATTAACCGATAAACCGGTTGAGGTTCAGGTGCAGCCGGCGGAAGCCAGTGAAGCGAAAGCGTGGCTGGAGCGCAGCCCGAAGCAGAGACGGCAGGTTCGCAATGTTCGTGAACACAAGGATGCTGCCCGGGTAGACGACATTGTTCATAAGATTCTGGACAACAAGTCCAAATTCCGTGAGCAGTCCGATATTCGCGACAAGCTGCAGGAACGGATTCGGGAAGTGCGCCCCTGGGGTGAGTTTGCTTTTCCTGCCCTGTCTGACCTGAATGGTCAACGGCTCTGGTTCTATGTTCTGCCCAATGGTGAACTGCCAGCGCTGAGGGATTCCCTTAAGCAGTGCGAGCTGCCCTGGGAACTGATTCATCAGAGCCAGAAAGACAGTTACGTTATCGTGGTTTCTGACAACGAGCCCGAAGACTTTCTGCTGCCTGTGCATCGTTCTCATGTGGGTAAGATTCCACTTTCCCGCCTGGAAGAGATGCTGGATGAAGCAGAGGATGCCATCGAGGATCTGCTGGCTGAGCGGGAAGCGCTGACCCGCTGGCACTACCTTCTGGATCAGGTGCTTGCCGCCCGTCTGGACAGCGCGGATCTGCAGCAGGCCACCAGTGGCACTATGGATGAAGACAGCTTCTTCCTGGTGCAGGGCTGGGTACCGGTGGCTGAGCAGGCCAATGTTGAAGCCTTCACGGCTGCCCACGGTGTTGCGGCAATATTCGAGGACCCGACGGCAGACGACAATCCTCCGACGTTACTGGACAAACCGGCAGGAACCGGTGGTGGTGCGGATGCCCTTGGCTTCTTCCAGACCCCCAACTACCGCGCCTGGGATCCGGGTAATGTGGTGTTTTACTCATTCTCGCTGTTCTTTGCGATGATCATGAGCGATGCCATGTACTGTCTGATTTTCGGACTGATCATTTTCCTGCTCAGGGGCAAGCTCCGGCAGAGTGAAACCGGTCGTCGTCTGATGAATCTGGCGTATTTTATGTCCGGTGTGGGTATTGTCTGGGGTGTCTTTATCGGCAGTTACTTCGGTGCAGCACCCGACGGTGGCAGTTTATTTGGCCGCCTGGCCTTTATCGACCTGAACGATTACAACGCCATGATGAAATTGTCGGTGGTGATCGGTGTTGCACACCTGATCGTTGCCAATGTCATGACGGCGATTGTCAATCGTGGCTCAAGTTATGCCCTGGCACCACTGGGCTGGGCGGGGTTGATGGGCGGTGGTCTGACACTGTGGCTGGGGATGACCGGTACGCTGCCAGCGGCGTTTCAATCCACCATTGGCCCGGGGCTGATGATTGCCGGTGCCCTGCTGGTATTCCTGTTCTCCAGCAGCCGTGCAGTGACATCCTTCAAGGACCTTATTCTGAGAATGCTGGATGGCCTGAAAGCCGTCTACAACATTACCAGTGCTTTTGGTGATGTACTCAGTTACATGCGCCTGTTTGCCCTCGGCCTGTCCGGTGCATCCCTGGCCATGACGTTTAACTCTCTGGCCATGGACGTTCTTAATTCCAGCCCCGTCACCGGTGTGCTGTTTGCGGGAATCATTCTGCTGCTGGGTCATCTGCTGAATTTTGCCCTGTGCATTATGAGCGGTGTGGTTCACGGCATGCGTCTTAACGTCATTGAATTTGTCAACTGGGGACTGTCTGACGAAGGCTACCCATTTAAAGTCTTTAACCAAAGAACGACCTTTAACCAGCAAACAACTTTTAGTAAAGAGGATTAA
- a CDS encoding ATP synthase subunit C, with protein sequence MDALIIALGWVGVFAPVALGAVGSAIGCSVAGQSACGAMLDVESGYGKFVGLSAMPSSQVIYGIVIMFTLSGIGVTLASAPGLFGIGLLTGVALMYSAVYQGQAVAAAINASKNKPEVFGLSIAPAAIVEGFAVFAFVFALVMGQGIAA encoded by the coding sequence ATGGATGCACTGATTATCGCACTGGGTTGGGTAGGTGTTTTCGCACCGGTTGCTCTGGGTGCAGTGGGTTCTGCAATTGGCTGTTCTGTCGCCGGACAGTCTGCCTGTGGTGCGATGCTGGATGTAGAGAGCGGCTACGGTAAGTTCGTCGGTCTTTCAGCCATGCCATCTTCCCAGGTTATCTACGGCATTGTCATCATGTTTACCCTGAGTGGCATCGGCGTCACTCTGGCCAGCGCCCCTGGTCTGTTTGGTATTGGTCTGCTGACCGGTGTTGCCCTGATGTACTCTGCCGTCTACCAGGGACAGGCGGTTGCAGCGGCCATCAATGCTTCCAAGAACAAGCCGGAAGTGTTTGGTCTTTCGATTGCACCTGCGGCGATCGTAGAAGGCTTTGCGGTATTTGCTTTCGTATTCGCACTGGTTATGGGTCAGGGCATCGCCGCCTGA